From one Meles meles chromosome 18, mMelMel3.1 paternal haplotype, whole genome shotgun sequence genomic stretch:
- the SREBF1 gene encoding sterol regulatory element-binding protein 1 isoform X1, with product MDEPPFSEAALEQALAEPCELDAALLTDIEDMLQLINNQDSDFPGLFDPPYAGGGAGSTGPASPDASTPGSLSPSPAAMSSPLEGFLGGPKATPPPLSPPQPAPASLKMYPSGPAFSPGPGVKEEPVPLTVLPPPTPQPLPASLLPQNFAAPAPPQFSSAPALGYPSPTGGFPAGTPPGSTLQPPPGLPLASLPGVPPVSLHTQVQNAAPQQLLTATANPTAAPGTTAVTSQIQQVPVLLQPHFIKADSLLLTTVKTDMAATVKAAGVSSLAPCAAVQTAPLQTLVSGGTILATVPLVVDAEKLPVHRLAAGGKAPGPAQSRGEKRTAHNAIEKRYRSSINDKIVELKDLVVGTDAKLNKSAVLRKAIDYIRFLQQSNQKLKQENLSLRSAAHKSKSLKDLVSACGGGADTDVPMEGVKPEVVETLSPPPSDAGSPSQSSPLSLGGRSGGSGSDSEPDSPVFEDSQVKREQRLSPRSRGMLDRSRLALCALVCLCLACNPLASLLGRGGLPSLSDVSSTYHGPGRSMLGAESRDGPGWAPWLLPPLVWLSNGLLVLVLLALLFVYGEPVTRPHSDPAVRFWRHRKQADLDLARGDFAQAAQQLWLALRALGRPLPTSHLDLACSLLWSLIRHLLQRLWVGRWLAGRAGGLHRDCALQADARASARDAALAYHRLHQLHAVGKYTGGHLAAANLALSALNLAECAGDAVSVATLAEIYVAAALRVKTSLPRALHFLTRFFLSSARQACLAQSGSVPLAVQWLCHPEGHRFFVDGDWAVHSAPRDSLYSLAGSPVDPLAQVTQLFREHLLERALNCVVQPSPSPGSADGDREFSDALGYLQLLNSCSDAAGAPACSFSISPSMAATTGEPPDPLGRLPGAQLCTGSASAAAWLSFREPPPRPPLPAGTDPVAKWWASLTAVVTHWLRRDEEAAERLYPVVEHLPRALQESERPLPRAALHSFKAARAVLGRGKAESGPASLAVCEKASGYLQDSLATAPGGSSIDKAVQLLLCDLLLEARTSLWRRQQPPAPTQASQGPGAPAQASAVELRGFQRDLSGLRRLAQSFRPAMRRVFLHEATARLMAGASPTRTHQLLDRSLRRRAGPCGKGAAAELEPRPTRREHAEALLLASCYLPPGFLSAPGQRVGMLAEAARTLEKLGDRRLLHDCQQMLLRLGGGTTVTSS from the exons aCATGCTGCAGCTCATCAACAACCAAGACAGCGACTTCCCGGGCCTGTTCGACCCACCCTATGCCGGCGGCGGGGCAGGGAGCACGGGCCCTGCCAGTCCTGATGCCAGCACCCCGGGCAGCTTGTCCCCATCTCCTGCCGCAATGAGCTCCCCGCTCGAAGGCTTCCTGGGGGGACCCAAGGCGACACCTCCACCCttgtcccctccccagcctgcacCCGCCTCCCTGAAGATGTACCCCTCTGGGCCTGCCTTCTCCCCGGGGCCTGGTGTCAAGGAGGAGCCTGTACCGCTGACTGTCCTGCCGCCCCCGACCCCGCAGCCGCTGCCGGCGTCCCTCCTGCCCCAGAACTTCGCGGCCCCAGCCCCACCACAGTTCAGCTCTGCCCCTGCCTTGGGCTATCCCAGCCCCACGGGAGGCTTCCCCGCAG GGACCCCTCCAGGGAGCACCCTGCAGCCGCCGCCTGGCCTGCCACTGGCTTCCCTGCCAGGGGTCCCGCCCGTCTCCTTGCACACCCAGGTCCAGAACGCGGCCCCCCAGCAGCTGTTGACGGCCACGGCCAACCCCACGGCAGCCCCTGGAACAACCGCGGTGACCTCGCAGATCCAGCAGGTCCCG GTCCTGCTGCAGCCGCACTTCATCAAGGCAGACTCGCTGCTCCTGACGACCGTGAAAACAGACATGGCAGCCACCGTGAAGGCGGCGGGCGTCAGCTCCCTGGCCCCCTGCGCGGCCGTGCAGACGGCGCCCTTGCAG ACGCTGGTGAGCGGAGGGACCATCCTGGCGACGGTGCCACTCGTAGTGGACGCCGAGAAGCTGCCTGTGCACCGGCTGGCGGCTGGCGGCAAGGCGCCGGGCCCGGCCCAGAGCCGTGGGGAGAAGCGCACAGCCCACAACGCCATTGAGAAGCGCTACCGTTCCTCCATCAACGACAAAATCGTCGAGCTCAAGGACCTGGTAGTGGGCACCGACGCGAAG CTGAATAAGTCTGCCGTCTTGCGCAAGGCCATCGACTACATCCGCTTCCTACAGCAGAGCAACCAGAAGCTCAAGCAAGAGAACCTGAGCCTCCGCTCTGCTGCCCACAAAAGCA AGTCTCTGAAGGACCTGGTCTCGGCCTGCGGCGGCGGCGCAGACACAGACGTGCCCATGGAAGGCGTGAAGCCCGAGGTGGTGGAGACACTGAGTCCGCCGCCCTCGGACGCCGGCTCGCCCTCTCAGAGCAGCCCCTTGTCGCTTGGAGGCAGGAGTGGCGGAAGCGGCAGCGACTCGGAGCCTGACAGCCCCGTCTTTGAGGACAGCCAG GTGAAGCGCGAGCAGCGGCTGTCGCCCCGCAGCCGGGGCATGCTGGACCGCTCCCGGCTGGCCCTGTGCGCACTCGTCTGCCTCTGCCTCGCCTGCAACCCCTTGGCCTCCCTGCTGGGGCGCGGGGGTCTCCCTAGCCTCTCCGATGTCAGCAGCACCTACCACGGTCCTGGCCGCAGCATGCTGGGTGCTGAAAGCAGAG ACGGCCCTGGCTGGGCCCCGTGGCTGCTGCCCCCGCTGGTCTGGCTGAGCAACGGGCTGCTGGTGCTGGTCCTCCTGGCGCTTCTCTTTGTCTACGGAGAACCAGTCACGCGGCCCCACTCGGACCCTGCCGTGCGCTTCTGGAGGCATCGCAAGCAGGCTGACCTGGACCTGGCCCGG GGGGACTTTGCCCAAGCCGCCCAGCAGCTGTGGCTGGCCCTGCGGGCCCTGGGCCGCCCGCTGCCCACCTCCCACCTGGACCTGGCCTGCAGCCTGCTCTGGAGCCTGATCCGCCACCTGCTGCAGCGCCTGTGGGTGGGCCGCTGGCTGGCCGGCCGCGCCGGGGGCCTGCACAGGGACTGTGCCCTGCAGGCGGACGCCCGCGCCAGCGCCCGGGACGCCGCGCTAGCCTACCACAGGCTGCACCAGCTGCACGCCGTGG GGAAGTACACGGGCGGGCACCTCGCTGCTGCCAACCTGGCCCTGAGCGCCCTGAACCTGGCGGAATGTGCAGGGGACGCCGTGTCCGTGGCCACGCTGGCCGAGATCTACGTGGCCGCCGCGCTGAGGGTCAAGACCAGTCTCCCGCGGGCCTTGCATTTTCTGACA cgcTTCTTCCTGAGCAGTGCCCGCCAGGCCTGCCTGGCGCAGAGCGGCTCGGTGCCCCTTGCCGTGCAGTGGCTGTGCCACCCCGAGGGCCACCGTTTCTTCGTGGACGGGGACTGGGCCGTGCACAGTGCCCCGAGGGACAGCCTGTACAGCTTGGCCGGCAGCCCAG TGGACCCCCTGGCCCAGGTGACTCAGCTGTTCCGCGAGCATCTCCTGGAGCGAGCACTGAATTGTGTCGTTCAGCCCAGTCCCAGCCCTGGATCAGCTGATGGGGATAG GGAGTTCTCTGATGCCCTGGGGTACCTCCAGCTGCTCAACAGCTGTTCCGATGCCGCTGGGGCTCCGGcctgcagcttctccatcagccCCAGCATGGCGGCCACCACCGGTGAGCCCCCAGACCCCCTGGGACGCCTGCCTGGGGCCCAGCTCTGCACTGGCTCAGCCTCAGCCGCAGCGTGGCTCAGCTTCagggagccccccccccgccccccgctccctGCAGGCACAGACCCCGTGGCCAAGTGGTGGGCCTCCCTGACAGCTGTGGTGACCCACTGGCTGCGACGCGACGAGGAGGCGGCCGAGCGGCTGTACCCGGTGGTGGAGCACCTGCCCCGTGCCCTGCAGGAGTCTGA GAGACCCCTGCCCAGGGCTGCTCTGCACTCCTTCAAGGCTGCCCGGGCCGTGCTGGGCCGCGGGAAGGCAGAGTCTGGCCCAGCCAGCCTGGCCGTCTGTGAGAAGGCCAGTGGGTACCTGCAGGACAGCCTGGCCACCGCCCCAGGGGGCAGCTCCATCGACAAG GCCGTGCAGCTGCTCCTGTGTGACCTGCTCCTGGAGGCGCGAACCAGCCTGTGGCGGCGCCAGCAGCCGCCTGCTCCCACCCAGGCCTCGCAGGGCCCGGGAGCCCCGGCCCAGGCCTCCGCCGTCGAGCTGCGCGGCTTCCAACGGGACCTGAGTGGCCTGAGGCGTCTGGCACAGAGTTTCCGGCCCGCCATGCGGAGG GTGTTCCTGCACGAGGCCACGGCCCGGCTGATGGCGGGGGCCAGCCCCACGAGGACGCACCAGCTCCTGGACCGCAGTCTGCGGAGGAGGGCGGGGCCCTGTGGCAAAG GCGCAGCGGCCGAGCTGGAGCCGAGACCCACGCGGCGGGAGCACGCCGAGGCCCTGCTGCTGGCCTCCTGCTACCTGCCTCCGGGCTTCCTGTCGGCGCCGGGGCAGCGCGTGGGCATGCTGGCCGAGGCGGCGCGGACGCTCGAGAAGCTCGGCGACCGCCGCCTGCTGCACGACTGCCAGCAAATGCTCCTGCGCCTGGGCGGCGGCACCACCGTCACGTCCAGCTAG
- the SREBF1 gene encoding sterol regulatory element-binding protein 1 isoform X4, with translation MDEPPFSEAALEQALAEPCELDAALLTDIEGEVGALRRPAGRRPGRPEGAAGAGRGAMDCTFEDMLQLINNQDSDFPGLFDPPYAGGGAGSTGPASPDASTPGSLSPSPAAMSSPLEGFLGGPKATPPPLSPPQPAPASLKMYPSGPAFSPGPGVKEEPVPLTVLPPPTPQPLPASLLPQNFAAPAPPQFSSAPALGYPSPTGGFPAGTPPGSTLQPPPGLPLASLPGVPPVSLHTQVQNAAPQQLLTATANPTAAPGTTAVTSQIQQVPVLLQPHFIKADSLLLTTVKTDMAATVKAAGVSSLAPCAAVQTAPLQTLVSGGTILATVPLVVDAEKLPVHRLAAGGKAPGPAQSRGEKRTAHNAIEKRYRSSINDKIVELKDLVVGTDAKLNKSAVLRKAIDYIRFLQQSNQKLKQENLSLRSAAHKSKSLKDLVSACGGGADTDVPMEGVKPEVVETLSPPPSDAGSPSQSSPLSLGGRSGGSGSDSEPDSPVFEDSQVKREQRLSPRSRGMLDRSRLALCALVCLCLACNPLASLLGRGGLPSLSDVSSTYHGPGRSMLGAESRDGPGWAPWLLPPLVWLSNGLLVLVLLALLFVYGEPVTRPHSDPAVRFWRHRKQADLDLARGDFAQAAQQLWLALRALGRPLPTSHLDLACSLLWSLIRHLLQRLWVGRWLAGRAGGLHRDCALQADARASARDAALAYHRLHQLHAVGKYTGGHLAAANLALSALNLAECAGDAVSVATLAEIYVAAALRVKTSLPRALHFLTRFFLSSARQACLAQSGSVPLAVQWLCHPEGHRFFVDGDWAVHSAPRDSLYSLAGSPVDPLAQVTQLFREHLLERALNCVVQPSPSPGSADGDREFSDALGYLQLLNSCSDAAGAPACSFSISPSMAATTGTDPVAKWWASLTAVVTHWLRRDEEAAERLYPVVEHLPRALQESERPLPRAALHSFKAARAVLGRGKAESGPASLAVCEKASGYLQDSLATAPGGSSIDKAVQLLLCDLLLEARTSLWRRQQPPAPTQASQGPGAPAQASAVELRGFQRDLSGLRRLAQSFRPAMRRVFLHEATARLMAGASPTRTHQLLDRSLRRRAGPCGKGAAAELEPRPTRREHAEALLLASCYLPPGFLSAPGQRVGMLAEAARTLEKLGDRRLLHDCQQMLLRLGGGTTVTSS, from the exons GTGAGGTCGGCGCGCTGCGGAGACCGGCgggccggcggccggggcgccccgaGGGGGCGGCGGGCGCGGGCCGCGGAGCCATGGACTGCACGTTCGAAG aCATGCTGCAGCTCATCAACAACCAAGACAGCGACTTCCCGGGCCTGTTCGACCCACCCTATGCCGGCGGCGGGGCAGGGAGCACGGGCCCTGCCAGTCCTGATGCCAGCACCCCGGGCAGCTTGTCCCCATCTCCTGCCGCAATGAGCTCCCCGCTCGAAGGCTTCCTGGGGGGACCCAAGGCGACACCTCCACCCttgtcccctccccagcctgcacCCGCCTCCCTGAAGATGTACCCCTCTGGGCCTGCCTTCTCCCCGGGGCCTGGTGTCAAGGAGGAGCCTGTACCGCTGACTGTCCTGCCGCCCCCGACCCCGCAGCCGCTGCCGGCGTCCCTCCTGCCCCAGAACTTCGCGGCCCCAGCCCCACCACAGTTCAGCTCTGCCCCTGCCTTGGGCTATCCCAGCCCCACGGGAGGCTTCCCCGCAG GGACCCCTCCAGGGAGCACCCTGCAGCCGCCGCCTGGCCTGCCACTGGCTTCCCTGCCAGGGGTCCCGCCCGTCTCCTTGCACACCCAGGTCCAGAACGCGGCCCCCCAGCAGCTGTTGACGGCCACGGCCAACCCCACGGCAGCCCCTGGAACAACCGCGGTGACCTCGCAGATCCAGCAGGTCCCG GTCCTGCTGCAGCCGCACTTCATCAAGGCAGACTCGCTGCTCCTGACGACCGTGAAAACAGACATGGCAGCCACCGTGAAGGCGGCGGGCGTCAGCTCCCTGGCCCCCTGCGCGGCCGTGCAGACGGCGCCCTTGCAG ACGCTGGTGAGCGGAGGGACCATCCTGGCGACGGTGCCACTCGTAGTGGACGCCGAGAAGCTGCCTGTGCACCGGCTGGCGGCTGGCGGCAAGGCGCCGGGCCCGGCCCAGAGCCGTGGGGAGAAGCGCACAGCCCACAACGCCATTGAGAAGCGCTACCGTTCCTCCATCAACGACAAAATCGTCGAGCTCAAGGACCTGGTAGTGGGCACCGACGCGAAG CTGAATAAGTCTGCCGTCTTGCGCAAGGCCATCGACTACATCCGCTTCCTACAGCAGAGCAACCAGAAGCTCAAGCAAGAGAACCTGAGCCTCCGCTCTGCTGCCCACAAAAGCA AGTCTCTGAAGGACCTGGTCTCGGCCTGCGGCGGCGGCGCAGACACAGACGTGCCCATGGAAGGCGTGAAGCCCGAGGTGGTGGAGACACTGAGTCCGCCGCCCTCGGACGCCGGCTCGCCCTCTCAGAGCAGCCCCTTGTCGCTTGGAGGCAGGAGTGGCGGAAGCGGCAGCGACTCGGAGCCTGACAGCCCCGTCTTTGAGGACAGCCAG GTGAAGCGCGAGCAGCGGCTGTCGCCCCGCAGCCGGGGCATGCTGGACCGCTCCCGGCTGGCCCTGTGCGCACTCGTCTGCCTCTGCCTCGCCTGCAACCCCTTGGCCTCCCTGCTGGGGCGCGGGGGTCTCCCTAGCCTCTCCGATGTCAGCAGCACCTACCACGGTCCTGGCCGCAGCATGCTGGGTGCTGAAAGCAGAG ACGGCCCTGGCTGGGCCCCGTGGCTGCTGCCCCCGCTGGTCTGGCTGAGCAACGGGCTGCTGGTGCTGGTCCTCCTGGCGCTTCTCTTTGTCTACGGAGAACCAGTCACGCGGCCCCACTCGGACCCTGCCGTGCGCTTCTGGAGGCATCGCAAGCAGGCTGACCTGGACCTGGCCCGG GGGGACTTTGCCCAAGCCGCCCAGCAGCTGTGGCTGGCCCTGCGGGCCCTGGGCCGCCCGCTGCCCACCTCCCACCTGGACCTGGCCTGCAGCCTGCTCTGGAGCCTGATCCGCCACCTGCTGCAGCGCCTGTGGGTGGGCCGCTGGCTGGCCGGCCGCGCCGGGGGCCTGCACAGGGACTGTGCCCTGCAGGCGGACGCCCGCGCCAGCGCCCGGGACGCCGCGCTAGCCTACCACAGGCTGCACCAGCTGCACGCCGTGG GGAAGTACACGGGCGGGCACCTCGCTGCTGCCAACCTGGCCCTGAGCGCCCTGAACCTGGCGGAATGTGCAGGGGACGCCGTGTCCGTGGCCACGCTGGCCGAGATCTACGTGGCCGCCGCGCTGAGGGTCAAGACCAGTCTCCCGCGGGCCTTGCATTTTCTGACA cgcTTCTTCCTGAGCAGTGCCCGCCAGGCCTGCCTGGCGCAGAGCGGCTCGGTGCCCCTTGCCGTGCAGTGGCTGTGCCACCCCGAGGGCCACCGTTTCTTCGTGGACGGGGACTGGGCCGTGCACAGTGCCCCGAGGGACAGCCTGTACAGCTTGGCCGGCAGCCCAG TGGACCCCCTGGCCCAGGTGACTCAGCTGTTCCGCGAGCATCTCCTGGAGCGAGCACTGAATTGTGTCGTTCAGCCCAGTCCCAGCCCTGGATCAGCTGATGGGGATAG GGAGTTCTCTGATGCCCTGGGGTACCTCCAGCTGCTCAACAGCTGTTCCGATGCCGCTGGGGCTCCGGcctgcagcttctccatcagccCCAGCATGGCGGCCACCACCG GCACAGACCCCGTGGCCAAGTGGTGGGCCTCCCTGACAGCTGTGGTGACCCACTGGCTGCGACGCGACGAGGAGGCGGCCGAGCGGCTGTACCCGGTGGTGGAGCACCTGCCCCGTGCCCTGCAGGAGTCTGA GAGACCCCTGCCCAGGGCTGCTCTGCACTCCTTCAAGGCTGCCCGGGCCGTGCTGGGCCGCGGGAAGGCAGAGTCTGGCCCAGCCAGCCTGGCCGTCTGTGAGAAGGCCAGTGGGTACCTGCAGGACAGCCTGGCCACCGCCCCAGGGGGCAGCTCCATCGACAAG GCCGTGCAGCTGCTCCTGTGTGACCTGCTCCTGGAGGCGCGAACCAGCCTGTGGCGGCGCCAGCAGCCGCCTGCTCCCACCCAGGCCTCGCAGGGCCCGGGAGCCCCGGCCCAGGCCTCCGCCGTCGAGCTGCGCGGCTTCCAACGGGACCTGAGTGGCCTGAGGCGTCTGGCACAGAGTTTCCGGCCCGCCATGCGGAGG GTGTTCCTGCACGAGGCCACGGCCCGGCTGATGGCGGGGGCCAGCCCCACGAGGACGCACCAGCTCCTGGACCGCAGTCTGCGGAGGAGGGCGGGGCCCTGTGGCAAAG GCGCAGCGGCCGAGCTGGAGCCGAGACCCACGCGGCGGGAGCACGCCGAGGCCCTGCTGCTGGCCTCCTGCTACCTGCCTCCGGGCTTCCTGTCGGCGCCGGGGCAGCGCGTGGGCATGCTGGCCGAGGCGGCGCGGACGCTCGAGAAGCTCGGCGACCGCCGCCTGCTGCACGACTGCCAGCAAATGCTCCTGCGCCTGGGCGGCGGCACCACCGTCACGTCCAGCTAG
- the SREBF1 gene encoding sterol regulatory element-binding protein 1 isoform X2 produces MDEPPFSEAALEQALAEPCELDAALLTDIEDMLQLINNQDSDFPGLFDPPYAGGGAGSTGPASPDASTPGSLSPSPAAMSSPLEGFLGGPKATPPPLSPPQPAPASLKMYPSGPAFSPGPGVKEEPVPLTVLPPPTPQPLPASLLPQNFAAPAPPQFSSAPALGYPSPTGGFPAGTPPGSTLQPPPGLPLASLPGVPPVSLHTQVQNAAPQQLLTATANPTAAPGTTAVTSQIQQVPVLLQPHFIKADSLLLTTVKTDMAATVKAAGVSSLAPCAAVQTAPLQTLVSGGTILATVPLVVDAEKLPVHRLAAGGKAPGPAQSRGEKRTAHNAIEKRYRSSINDKIVELKDLVVGTDAKLNKSAVLRKAIDYIRFLQQSNQKLKQENLSLRSAAHKSKSLKDLVSACGGGADTDVPMEGVKPEVVETLSPPPSDAGSPSQSSPLSLGGRSGGSGSDSEPDSPVFEDSQVKREQRLSPRSRGMLDRSRLALCALVCLCLACNPLASLLGRGGLPSLSDVSSTYHGPGRSMLGAESRDGPGWAPWLLPPLVWLSNGLLVLVLLALLFVYGEPVTRPHSDPAVRFWRHRKQADLDLARGDFAQAAQQLWLALRALGRPLPTSHLDLACSLLWSLIRHLLQRLWVGRWLAGRAGGLHRDCALQADARASARDAALAYHRLHQLHAVGKYTGGHLAAANLALSALNLAECAGDAVSVATLAEIYVAAALRVKTSLPRALHFLTRFFLSSARQACLAQSGSVPLAVQWLCHPEGHRFFVDGDWAVHSAPRDSLYSLAGSPVDPLAQVTQLFREHLLERALNCVVQPSPSPGSADGDREFSDALGYLQLLNSCSDAAGAPACSFSISPSMAATTGTDPVAKWWASLTAVVTHWLRRDEEAAERLYPVVEHLPRALQESERPLPRAALHSFKAARAVLGRGKAESGPASLAVCEKASGYLQDSLATAPGGSSIDKAVQLLLCDLLLEARTSLWRRQQPPAPTQASQGPGAPAQASAVELRGFQRDLSGLRRLAQSFRPAMRRVFLHEATARLMAGASPTRTHQLLDRSLRRRAGPCGKGAAAELEPRPTRREHAEALLLASCYLPPGFLSAPGQRVGMLAEAARTLEKLGDRRLLHDCQQMLLRLGGGTTVTSS; encoded by the exons aCATGCTGCAGCTCATCAACAACCAAGACAGCGACTTCCCGGGCCTGTTCGACCCACCCTATGCCGGCGGCGGGGCAGGGAGCACGGGCCCTGCCAGTCCTGATGCCAGCACCCCGGGCAGCTTGTCCCCATCTCCTGCCGCAATGAGCTCCCCGCTCGAAGGCTTCCTGGGGGGACCCAAGGCGACACCTCCACCCttgtcccctccccagcctgcacCCGCCTCCCTGAAGATGTACCCCTCTGGGCCTGCCTTCTCCCCGGGGCCTGGTGTCAAGGAGGAGCCTGTACCGCTGACTGTCCTGCCGCCCCCGACCCCGCAGCCGCTGCCGGCGTCCCTCCTGCCCCAGAACTTCGCGGCCCCAGCCCCACCACAGTTCAGCTCTGCCCCTGCCTTGGGCTATCCCAGCCCCACGGGAGGCTTCCCCGCAG GGACCCCTCCAGGGAGCACCCTGCAGCCGCCGCCTGGCCTGCCACTGGCTTCCCTGCCAGGGGTCCCGCCCGTCTCCTTGCACACCCAGGTCCAGAACGCGGCCCCCCAGCAGCTGTTGACGGCCACGGCCAACCCCACGGCAGCCCCTGGAACAACCGCGGTGACCTCGCAGATCCAGCAGGTCCCG GTCCTGCTGCAGCCGCACTTCATCAAGGCAGACTCGCTGCTCCTGACGACCGTGAAAACAGACATGGCAGCCACCGTGAAGGCGGCGGGCGTCAGCTCCCTGGCCCCCTGCGCGGCCGTGCAGACGGCGCCCTTGCAG ACGCTGGTGAGCGGAGGGACCATCCTGGCGACGGTGCCACTCGTAGTGGACGCCGAGAAGCTGCCTGTGCACCGGCTGGCGGCTGGCGGCAAGGCGCCGGGCCCGGCCCAGAGCCGTGGGGAGAAGCGCACAGCCCACAACGCCATTGAGAAGCGCTACCGTTCCTCCATCAACGACAAAATCGTCGAGCTCAAGGACCTGGTAGTGGGCACCGACGCGAAG CTGAATAAGTCTGCCGTCTTGCGCAAGGCCATCGACTACATCCGCTTCCTACAGCAGAGCAACCAGAAGCTCAAGCAAGAGAACCTGAGCCTCCGCTCTGCTGCCCACAAAAGCA AGTCTCTGAAGGACCTGGTCTCGGCCTGCGGCGGCGGCGCAGACACAGACGTGCCCATGGAAGGCGTGAAGCCCGAGGTGGTGGAGACACTGAGTCCGCCGCCCTCGGACGCCGGCTCGCCCTCTCAGAGCAGCCCCTTGTCGCTTGGAGGCAGGAGTGGCGGAAGCGGCAGCGACTCGGAGCCTGACAGCCCCGTCTTTGAGGACAGCCAG GTGAAGCGCGAGCAGCGGCTGTCGCCCCGCAGCCGGGGCATGCTGGACCGCTCCCGGCTGGCCCTGTGCGCACTCGTCTGCCTCTGCCTCGCCTGCAACCCCTTGGCCTCCCTGCTGGGGCGCGGGGGTCTCCCTAGCCTCTCCGATGTCAGCAGCACCTACCACGGTCCTGGCCGCAGCATGCTGGGTGCTGAAAGCAGAG ACGGCCCTGGCTGGGCCCCGTGGCTGCTGCCCCCGCTGGTCTGGCTGAGCAACGGGCTGCTGGTGCTGGTCCTCCTGGCGCTTCTCTTTGTCTACGGAGAACCAGTCACGCGGCCCCACTCGGACCCTGCCGTGCGCTTCTGGAGGCATCGCAAGCAGGCTGACCTGGACCTGGCCCGG GGGGACTTTGCCCAAGCCGCCCAGCAGCTGTGGCTGGCCCTGCGGGCCCTGGGCCGCCCGCTGCCCACCTCCCACCTGGACCTGGCCTGCAGCCTGCTCTGGAGCCTGATCCGCCACCTGCTGCAGCGCCTGTGGGTGGGCCGCTGGCTGGCCGGCCGCGCCGGGGGCCTGCACAGGGACTGTGCCCTGCAGGCGGACGCCCGCGCCAGCGCCCGGGACGCCGCGCTAGCCTACCACAGGCTGCACCAGCTGCACGCCGTGG GGAAGTACACGGGCGGGCACCTCGCTGCTGCCAACCTGGCCCTGAGCGCCCTGAACCTGGCGGAATGTGCAGGGGACGCCGTGTCCGTGGCCACGCTGGCCGAGATCTACGTGGCCGCCGCGCTGAGGGTCAAGACCAGTCTCCCGCGGGCCTTGCATTTTCTGACA cgcTTCTTCCTGAGCAGTGCCCGCCAGGCCTGCCTGGCGCAGAGCGGCTCGGTGCCCCTTGCCGTGCAGTGGCTGTGCCACCCCGAGGGCCACCGTTTCTTCGTGGACGGGGACTGGGCCGTGCACAGTGCCCCGAGGGACAGCCTGTACAGCTTGGCCGGCAGCCCAG TGGACCCCCTGGCCCAGGTGACTCAGCTGTTCCGCGAGCATCTCCTGGAGCGAGCACTGAATTGTGTCGTTCAGCCCAGTCCCAGCCCTGGATCAGCTGATGGGGATAG GGAGTTCTCTGATGCCCTGGGGTACCTCCAGCTGCTCAACAGCTGTTCCGATGCCGCTGGGGCTCCGGcctgcagcttctccatcagccCCAGCATGGCGGCCACCACCG GCACAGACCCCGTGGCCAAGTGGTGGGCCTCCCTGACAGCTGTGGTGACCCACTGGCTGCGACGCGACGAGGAGGCGGCCGAGCGGCTGTACCCGGTGGTGGAGCACCTGCCCCGTGCCCTGCAGGAGTCTGA GAGACCCCTGCCCAGGGCTGCTCTGCACTCCTTCAAGGCTGCCCGGGCCGTGCTGGGCCGCGGGAAGGCAGAGTCTGGCCCAGCCAGCCTGGCCGTCTGTGAGAAGGCCAGTGGGTACCTGCAGGACAGCCTGGCCACCGCCCCAGGGGGCAGCTCCATCGACAAG GCCGTGCAGCTGCTCCTGTGTGACCTGCTCCTGGAGGCGCGAACCAGCCTGTGGCGGCGCCAGCAGCCGCCTGCTCCCACCCAGGCCTCGCAGGGCCCGGGAGCCCCGGCCCAGGCCTCCGCCGTCGAGCTGCGCGGCTTCCAACGGGACCTGAGTGGCCTGAGGCGTCTGGCACAGAGTTTCCGGCCCGCCATGCGGAGG GTGTTCCTGCACGAGGCCACGGCCCGGCTGATGGCGGGGGCCAGCCCCACGAGGACGCACCAGCTCCTGGACCGCAGTCTGCGGAGGAGGGCGGGGCCCTGTGGCAAAG GCGCAGCGGCCGAGCTGGAGCCGAGACCCACGCGGCGGGAGCACGCCGAGGCCCTGCTGCTGGCCTCCTGCTACCTGCCTCCGGGCTTCCTGTCGGCGCCGGGGCAGCGCGTGGGCATGCTGGCCGAGGCGGCGCGGACGCTCGAGAAGCTCGGCGACCGCCGCCTGCTGCACGACTGCCAGCAAATGCTCCTGCGCCTGGGCGGCGGCACCACCGTCACGTCCAGCTAG